The Aggregatilinea lenta genome includes a region encoding these proteins:
- a CDS encoding DUF2958 domain-containing protein, producing MKLLTKAMYKTLPGPHAQESATLDGVAIHAKFFLSFSNWTWWVSEAWALVEREPEPDNYNNPDPPELKEVALCDLDDGDKIEDIIFFGPVRGDFLEWGTFALSELEAVRNSVGLKVERDMYWQPTRWGDISDSEKE from the coding sequence ATGAAACTGCTGACCAAAGCGATGTACAAGACACTGCCTGGGCCTCACGCTCAGGAGTCTGCCACTCTGGATGGCGTAGCCATCCACGCCAAGTTCTTCCTCTCGTTCTCGAATTGGACCTGGTGGGTATCAGAGGCGTGGGCCCTGGTCGAGCGCGAGCCGGAACCGGATAACTACAACAACCCGGACCCACCGGAGCTCAAAGAAGTCGCACTGTGCGACCTGGATGATGGCGACAAGATCGAGGACATCATCTTCTTCGGCCCGGTTCGTGGAGACTTTCTCGAGTGGGGCACGTTTGCGCTGTCCGAGCTGGAGGCAGTGCGCAATAGTGTCGGCCTGAAGGTCGAGCGCGACATGTACTGGCAGCCCACCCGCTGGGGGGACATCTCCGACAGCGAGAAGGAATAA
- a CDS encoding GIY-YIG nuclease family protein yields MRPRGCLTDLLWFLMGVVAAAHESKPHPTSSRAGYVYLVEAIGQKGLYKIGHTKDPKRRRSTFKLALPFDIEYLHLIPCRDRYAAEKVLHARYAAKRLRSDETGRWTEWFRLSRKDVRDVKSIKKL; encoded by the coding sequence ATGCGTCCCCGCGGCTGCCTGACTGATCTCCTGTGGTTCCTGATGGGAGTGGTGGCCGCAGCTCACGAGAGCAAGCCTCACCCGACCAGCTCACGCGCTGGATATGTCTACCTCGTCGAAGCGATAGGGCAGAAGGGGTTGTACAAAATCGGGCACACCAAAGACCCGAAGCGTCGCCGCAGCACCTTCAAGCTCGCCTTGCCCTTCGACATCGAATACCTGCACCTGATCCCCTGTCGTGACCGTTACGCGGCGGAGAAGGTCCTGCACGCACGTTACGCGGCCAAGCGGCTGCGCAGTGACGAGACCGGACGCTGGACCGAGTGGTTCAGACTGAGCCGGAAAGACGTACGAGACGTCAAGTCTATCAAGAAGTTGTAG
- a CDS encoding recombinase family protein, which produces MTKRAAAYVRVSSEEQTEGWSLDGQERAIRDYADRNNYDIVSVYHDDVTGSKEERPGFEQMIMDAHDKQFEGIIVFHTSRLFRNVALARRYKDLLRNKLSIDLVFINQPVVSPDDPTAFMMEGINELFDEYYLHQLRFWTSLGKQTRAQQGMWNGTLPFGYMTDPETGLPAPHPQNAQGLVMAFAAYATGRYTDGQVAELLNREGYRTTGNWGERSFTKDTVNRMLRNVFYLGLVKYKGQTFPGQHPPLIEQELFDTCQEVRATRSRHPRSFGQKKRDYVLAGIARCVECNLTLRCGSWGENGGRYYRHTAQERGYDCSVPGKYLRAEILEDQWSEIIAAIELPDDWKQRIEELAGNVERRAAILREREQVEEKLRRLRRMYQDLVIGDAEYQETQKQLQSRLAALVVPAESQLVRGGEYLENLGLLWSAATLAEQRDITRVLIKAVYVDVADAQIVALEPVPAFRILFEAFCQDLGVAIL; this is translated from the coding sequence ATGACCAAACGCGCTGCCGCCTATGTGCGGGTATCAAGTGAGGAACAGACTGAAGGCTGGAGTCTGGATGGGCAGGAACGCGCGATCCGTGACTACGCGGATCGGAACAACTACGACATCGTGAGTGTGTACCACGACGATGTGACAGGAAGCAAAGAAGAGCGGCCTGGCTTCGAGCAGATGATCATGGACGCGCACGACAAGCAGTTTGAAGGCATCATCGTCTTCCACACCTCTCGGTTATTCCGCAATGTGGCCCTTGCGCGCCGCTACAAGGATCTGCTCCGCAATAAGCTCAGCATCGATCTCGTCTTCATCAACCAGCCGGTCGTATCACCTGACGATCCTACCGCCTTCATGATGGAGGGCATCAACGAGCTGTTCGACGAGTACTACCTGCACCAATTGCGGTTCTGGACCTCACTGGGTAAGCAAACCCGCGCCCAGCAAGGCATGTGGAATGGCACGCTGCCGTTCGGGTACATGACCGACCCGGAGACAGGATTGCCGGCGCCACATCCCCAGAATGCCCAGGGGCTTGTGATGGCGTTCGCGGCGTATGCGACCGGGCGGTACACGGACGGGCAGGTTGCGGAGCTTCTAAATCGCGAAGGCTATCGCACGACCGGGAACTGGGGTGAGAGGTCCTTCACGAAGGACACGGTCAACCGGATGCTGCGCAACGTGTTCTACCTGGGGCTGGTGAAGTACAAAGGCCAGACGTTCCCCGGTCAGCATCCGCCACTGATCGAGCAAGAGTTGTTCGACACGTGCCAGGAGGTGCGGGCAACCCGAAGTCGGCATCCCCGGTCGTTTGGGCAGAAGAAGCGGGACTATGTGCTGGCGGGCATTGCGCGCTGTGTTGAATGCAATCTGACGCTCCGGTGTGGCTCATGGGGAGAAAACGGCGGTCGATACTATCGTCACACCGCCCAAGAGCGTGGCTACGACTGCTCAGTGCCTGGTAAATACCTTCGAGCCGAAATACTCGAAGATCAGTGGTCGGAGATCATCGCTGCGATTGAGCTTCCAGACGACTGGAAACAGCGCATCGAGGAACTGGCCGGCAATGTAGAGCGGCGCGCGGCGATTCTCCGCGAACGCGAGCAGGTGGAAGAAAAGCTCCGGCGGCTTCGGCGCATGTACCAGGATTTGGTGATCGGCGATGCGGAGTATCAGGAGACGCAGAAGCAATTGCAGTCGCGGCTGGCGGCATTAGTGGTTCCCGCCGAATCGCAACTCGTGCGGGGCGGGGAGTACCTGGAGAACCTGGGCCTGCTCTGGTCAGCGGCGACGCTGGCCGAGCAGCGCGACATCACACGCGTGCTCATCAAGGCGGTATACGTCGATGTCGCGGATGCGCAGATTGTCGCCCTGGAGCCGGTTCCGGCTTTCCGAATCCTGTTTGAGGCGTTCTGCCAGGATCTTGGTGTGGCGATCCTCTAG
- a CDS encoding AAA family ATPase has product MSEQNTYLPLESIDDGDFETLVTYFLRTINPALAELISTGINASGKPIPCPVDNIYFRQGNPPQCIAIASTTTKRKNLKGKWLGPDGDIYKSKREFENNWADTPNTEYHLYLATNLPIKSDIKLYRDAVALAQKLGIIFHLVEASQLVGFLDTNPDGQYLRWSFFGIPVERLGPETLKYIAARSLLHHETSESVVNAENIEIERDIERELSFERPSIEGTNVLLQGASGAGKSTLARHIGHRLNESGGVAIWLPAEKLYPSATLSSALLGAFQEFLPSLQTFSANEILNLPKLISQHITLIVDDINRLSQPNKALKKLSDWTNYQRKANAVQTPFSQDYGYRFVVPVWPELARSEHLGNNWKIIELRSYSSQERERFAAAYTERNLLPRNFRELTEMLGGDPFLCGLATNKSGVFMQSPHTSLIRDIFEGFLRSTSHDVSENTSCTPQEALLALDCLVALTIEKDAPLLPWDVVRNSCEQKTSDILFTWSQHKSLGWITITSVSESWRWKHQRLRDMLIGRFLARQIEATPIENLSDILQTWLENPGLAEAGAISFIFLSDEGKKQQILALIKSKAPLVLAEILRLGIAIEKSDLRSKLIAFLRDTLSELEYGANISPLQRAIWEKLVLTNDTAVLDISGGLEDRADILAARLRNGDILAGLRWIDREKSWEFLPSVNYPFWEQSVEAFARLADQNRTQVIEKITRLLRKQAHSDVVFLFAGYLAWKECASPLAEIWETFTIETKLSTLTSFIWMMSRCGSTSTQKHLAEALSLVQLLEDRIEDRDDDGDSSPQRYYIFNYPLEFTFQRWEIDPSAAKTWAHAVAAYPEAEDDLCFVARVIDYPETVGAHIRWCARNSRGFLMDWAWPLDPNAKRDKYRTRIAERPETRAYLWRLFEHESDENTRYWLLMHLERMLHPSDLDALRAIPDSDALYEMALKMRLRLYDETGIEDMFKFIEEKPLLWFIYLSLFLERNDVYRFFVEHFERALKTAEIAYHVIRYLPPNRISGFIGENLTLLRQTPRTWNPLWRTEHVAALQFVQDALAKEEINSVKRFFHGITGYPYPVSLTMLDALVPVLDRFTAPELTELAVLALRNGHEEWARANLMQTILANKNRTSWSTKEDLKQALDLLLSKIPEGSKAIYETHEFYKLARKRKADDSDRLDFGDNAVDAIREWLGEKPSDNQVIVASMLLVEIESEQSLQWWETIIPTSREARDAWSRARFSLRRAKWQSGI; this is encoded by the coding sequence ATGAGCGAACAAAACACGTATCTCCCACTAGAGTCTATTGATGATGGTGACTTCGAGACGTTAGTAACTTACTTTCTACGCACAATCAACCCTGCATTAGCAGAACTGATTTCAACTGGAATAAATGCTTCTGGGAAACCTATACCCTGTCCCGTAGATAACATTTATTTCAGGCAAGGTAATCCCCCTCAGTGCATTGCGATTGCCTCAACAACCACTAAGCGTAAAAATCTCAAGGGGAAGTGGCTTGGACCTGATGGAGATATATATAAGTCAAAACGGGAATTTGAGAACAACTGGGCAGATACTCCAAACACAGAGTATCATCTCTATCTTGCTACAAACCTTCCTATAAAAAGCGATATAAAGCTATACCGTGATGCGGTGGCCTTGGCGCAAAAATTAGGAATAATCTTTCATTTGGTCGAAGCATCGCAACTTGTTGGGTTTCTAGATACTAACCCAGACGGCCAATATTTACGGTGGAGTTTTTTTGGGATTCCAGTCGAGCGGCTTGGGCCAGAGACACTAAAGTATATTGCTGCACGCTCTTTACTTCACCATGAAACAAGTGAATCTGTTGTCAACGCCGAGAATATCGAGATAGAGCGAGATATCGAGCGTGAATTAAGCTTTGAACGTCCATCAATCGAAGGCACCAATGTATTGCTGCAAGGTGCGTCGGGGGCTGGCAAATCCACCTTAGCCAGGCATATTGGACACAGACTCAATGAATCTGGCGGTGTGGCAATATGGCTACCCGCTGAAAAACTCTACCCAAGTGCAACGCTGTCTTCTGCGCTTCTTGGTGCTTTTCAAGAGTTTCTTCCTTCTCTACAAACCTTCTCGGCAAATGAAATCCTCAATCTACCGAAACTTATTTCGCAGCATATCACTTTGATTGTTGACGATATTAATCGTCTCTCACAGCCCAACAAGGCCCTCAAGAAACTCTCAGATTGGACGAACTATCAGCGAAAGGCGAATGCAGTTCAAACCCCATTTTCTCAAGATTATGGCTACCGATTTGTCGTTCCCGTCTGGCCTGAATTAGCACGAAGCGAACACTTAGGCAACAACTGGAAGATTATTGAGCTAAGAAGCTACTCCTCTCAGGAAAGAGAGCGTTTTGCCGCCGCATACACTGAACGTAACTTGCTCCCTAGGAATTTTCGTGAGCTAACTGAGATGCTTGGTGGCGATCCATTTCTGTGTGGTTTAGCAACTAACAAAAGTGGTGTCTTTATGCAATCACCTCATACCAGCCTTATCCGCGACATATTTGAAGGATTTCTCAGGTCTACCTCTCATGACGTTAGTGAGAACACTTCGTGTACTCCGCAAGAAGCGTTGTTAGCGCTTGACTGCTTGGTCGCGCTCACGATAGAGAAGGATGCGCCACTGCTACCATGGGACGTGGTTCGGAATTCATGTGAACAAAAAACGTCTGATATTTTGTTTACCTGGAGCCAGCACAAAAGTTTAGGCTGGATTACGATAACCAGCGTTTCGGAATCTTGGAGATGGAAACACCAAAGACTACGAGACATGCTAATTGGACGCTTTTTAGCACGCCAGATTGAAGCAACACCTATCGAGAATCTATCTGATATTTTGCAGACTTGGCTAGAAAATCCAGGGCTGGCAGAAGCCGGAGCAATCTCTTTTATTTTCCTGAGTGATGAGGGCAAGAAGCAACAGATTTTAGCATTGATAAAAAGCAAGGCTCCGCTGGTATTGGCGGAAATCTTGAGATTAGGGATTGCCATAGAAAAATCCGATCTGAGAAGTAAATTGATAGCCTTTCTGCGAGATACATTGAGCGAACTAGAGTATGGAGCGAATATATCTCCCTTACAACGGGCAATCTGGGAAAAACTCGTTCTCACCAACGATACGGCTGTGCTTGATATATCAGGCGGACTAGAAGACAGAGCAGACATTCTGGCAGCCCGATTACGCAATGGAGATATATTGGCAGGATTGAGGTGGATTGACCGTGAGAAATCTTGGGAATTCTTGCCGAGTGTTAACTATCCATTTTGGGAACAATCTGTAGAAGCGTTCGCTAGGCTTGCCGATCAGAATCGAACGCAAGTCATAGAAAAAATTACTCGCTTGCTAAGAAAACAAGCACATAGCGATGTTGTATTTCTTTTTGCCGGTTACTTAGCCTGGAAGGAATGTGCTTCTCCGTTGGCTGAAATCTGGGAAACCTTCACCATCGAGACAAAACTTAGTACACTCACTAGCTTTATTTGGATGATGAGCCGATGTGGAAGTACCTCGACCCAGAAGCATCTGGCTGAGGCGTTGTCACTAGTTCAACTACTCGAAGACAGAATAGAGGATAGAGATGATGATGGGGATAGTAGTCCCCAACGTTACTATATATTCAATTACCCGCTTGAATTTACCTTTCAGAGATGGGAAATCGATCCCAGTGCCGCGAAAACCTGGGCGCATGCGGTTGCAGCATATCCTGAAGCAGAGGATGATCTGTGTTTTGTCGCCCGTGTAATTGACTATCCTGAAACCGTCGGAGCACATATTAGATGGTGCGCCAGAAATAGTCGCGGTTTTCTCATGGATTGGGCATGGCCCCTAGACCCTAACGCAAAAAGGGACAAGTATCGGACCAGAATCGCAGAAAGGCCAGAAACACGAGCCTACTTGTGGCGTCTATTTGAACATGAATCAGATGAGAATACGAGATACTGGCTATTAATGCATCTCGAACGCATGTTGCACCCAAGCGATCTCGATGCACTAAGAGCAATCCCTGATAGCGATGCTTTATATGAAATGGCGCTCAAGATGAGACTGCGCTTATATGATGAAACTGGCATTGAAGATATGTTTAAATTCATTGAAGAAAAACCCCTGCTTTGGTTTATTTACTTATCGCTTTTCTTAGAGAGAAATGATGTCTATCGCTTCTTTGTGGAACACTTTGAGAGGGCGTTGAAAACGGCTGAAATCGCATACCATGTTATTCGCTACTTGCCACCCAATCGGATAAGCGGTTTTATCGGAGAAAACCTTACCCTTCTTAGGCAAACACCTCGGACATGGAACCCTCTCTGGCGCACAGAGCACGTGGCAGCACTTCAGTTTGTTCAAGATGCTTTAGCAAAAGAAGAGATTAACAGTGTAAAGCGCTTTTTCCACGGAATTACAGGTTACCCATATCCTGTTTCACTGACTATGCTGGATGCATTGGTTCCAGTACTCGATAGATTTACTGCACCAGAATTAACGGAGCTGGCAGTTCTGGCATTAAGAAATGGTCACGAGGAGTGGGCTAGAGCAAATCTAATGCAGACTATCCTGGCCAACAAGAATCGTACATCCTGGTCCACTAAGGAAGATTTGAAACAGGCGCTCGATCTATTACTTTCAAAAATACCAGAAGGATCGAAAGCCATATATGAAACTCATGAGTTTTATAAGTTGGCACGAAAACGGAAAGCGGACGACAGTGATCGGCTTGATTTTGGAGATAACGCAGTTGATGCTATACGGGAATGGCTAGGAGAAAAGCCCAGCGACAATCAAGTGATAGTGGCATCTATGCTTCTAGTAGAAATCGAGAGCGAGCAATCGCTTCAATGGTGGGAAACGATCATTCCGACATCAAGGGAAGCGCGTGATGCGTGGTCTCGCGCCCGGTTTTCGCTTAGGAGAGCAAAGTGGCAAAGTGGAATTTAG
- a CDS encoding helix-turn-helix domain-containing protein, whose product MGLPRSLALPKQRAHAILLYTRARYAAGVSQAELARQFGISYQRVHQIVQRKRR is encoded by the coding sequence ATGGGGCTCCCTCGCAGCCTAGCCCTACCCAAACAACGCGCGCACGCAATACTATTATATACTCGTGCCCGGTATGCTGCGGGTGTTTCGCAAGCCGAACTCGCGCGGCAGTTCGGAATTTCATATCAACGGGTGCACCAGATTGTACAGAGAAAAAGACGATAG
- a CDS encoding TIR domain-containing protein has protein sequence MLDHVNEILDQPLAIIPLDGLSDDKDLTDLLVAKGYATVGDVYDLQAEGISLITNVEFDRADTLWKLVLNVVSNPTDSEPRTAEAPSTAADESIFQLPQNLRPTIEMFFSETSKSRIFTVLVRRFGLNGSKWYTLDEIGRFLDISRERIRQLQNDGIRMLRKAMLLEDVNQLNLEDSFTPFSNEFSSEAQFLKRQLEEENTVHTEERIFEDISQRYGMQLTTEHRKYCQLLFFVFGWERVENSLVAGFDIDPFWITKPGQFDIKELKAVTQKLVNYLMNECIKVSYFDLKISVNKRARHSDFMLRTAIKVCSDIELLDNDTFQIAFHRLRGSQDQAYRVLVEHGEPLSHHDIHREIARRLATMGENIPTRRTVSNAMAHDPRFIPIGKRAWALAEWDDVVQDTVINVMRDFFHRHNRPAREKEIFEYVQQKRPVKRSSITAYLCTEHFTRVDRGLYQPADWQVTSKIPVGSDTTVWTKERFAKLVVSAFEQCQVDQMPTAQLVTEISKNMDSPNSGRVYTMLHNCPAVKMSVISERPRRLEARLIRDYEFSPTQTKRDRLENTVREVLSHQPEQTMLLVELRNKVTKRGNIHPYTFYSYLSDMPDIQKNVVEGTRPVLVTLVNVESYPSSVPDAWDSQFTYDIAISYAGKERNFASDLAECLRGQKLRVFYDRNQLPDLIGRNLLDELMVIYRDKARLCVILASRAYNESTYAQHERQSAQDRDLMDKGYIFLARLDDVEQIKGFHRTVAYIDWNEYGLDGISKLAIEQLSKRP, from the coding sequence ATGCTAGACCATGTGAATGAAATCCTTGACCAACCCCTCGCCATCATTCCTTTAGACGGTCTGAGTGACGACAAGGACCTAACTGATCTTCTCGTTGCCAAGGGGTATGCAACGGTTGGAGATGTATATGATTTGCAGGCAGAAGGTATCTCGTTAATTACCAATGTTGAATTTGATAGAGCTGACACCTTATGGAAGCTAGTACTAAATGTTGTGTCCAATCCGACCGACTCGGAACCCAGAACTGCGGAAGCCCCAAGTACAGCTGCGGACGAAAGCATTTTTCAATTGCCTCAGAATCTCAGACCAACTATAGAAATGTTCTTCTCAGAAACCAGCAAGTCACGGATTTTTACGGTACTAGTTCGGAGATTCGGCTTAAACGGAAGCAAATGGTATACGCTGGACGAAATAGGCAGATTCCTCGACATATCTCGCGAACGAATAAGACAGTTGCAGAACGATGGAATCAGAATGTTGCGAAAAGCGATGCTGCTTGAGGACGTTAATCAGTTGAACCTTGAAGACAGCTTCACACCGTTCTCCAATGAGTTCTCTAGCGAAGCCCAGTTCCTTAAAAGGCAGCTCGAAGAAGAAAACACTGTTCATACCGAGGAGAGAATTTTCGAGGATATTTCACAGAGATACGGAATGCAGCTTACAACAGAGCACAGGAAATACTGCCAACTTTTGTTTTTCGTGTTTGGTTGGGAGCGAGTCGAAAACTCTCTTGTTGCCGGATTTGATATTGACCCATTTTGGATAACCAAGCCAGGTCAATTTGACATCAAAGAACTGAAGGCGGTGACGCAGAAACTAGTCAATTATCTTATGAACGAGTGTATAAAAGTCTCCTATTTTGACCTTAAAATCTCCGTCAATAAACGAGCGAGACATAGTGATTTTATGCTTAGAACGGCCATCAAGGTTTGCTCCGACATAGAATTACTAGACAACGACACTTTCCAGATAGCCTTTCACAGGCTACGTGGGTCGCAGGACCAAGCTTACCGAGTGCTGGTTGAACATGGTGAACCGCTGAGTCACCATGACATTCATAGAGAAATTGCGCGTCGACTAGCTACGATGGGCGAAAACATACCTACGCGCCGGACGGTTAGCAATGCAATGGCGCATGACCCACGCTTTATTCCTATTGGGAAGAGGGCATGGGCGCTTGCAGAATGGGATGATGTGGTTCAGGACACAGTTATAAATGTGATGAGGGATTTCTTTCACCGCCATAATCGGCCTGCCAGAGAGAAAGAGATATTCGAGTATGTCCAGCAAAAGCGACCTGTGAAACGGAGTAGTATAACTGCTTATCTTTGTACAGAGCACTTCACGAGAGTCGATAGAGGACTTTATCAGCCAGCCGATTGGCAGGTAACCTCAAAGATTCCCGTTGGTTCTGACACAACTGTGTGGACAAAGGAAAGATTCGCGAAGCTGGTTGTCTCTGCTTTCGAGCAATGTCAGGTAGATCAAATGCCGACCGCTCAATTAGTGACCGAAATATCTAAGAACATGGATTCGCCAAATTCCGGCAGGGTCTACACTATGTTGCACAACTGCCCCGCTGTTAAGATGTCAGTTATATCGGAACGGCCGCGGCGCCTCGAGGCCAGACTGATTCGCGACTATGAGTTTTCACCCACGCAGACGAAGAGAGATAGACTCGAAAACACCGTTCGAGAAGTACTCTCTCATCAACCCGAACAAACAATGCTCTTGGTCGAACTGAGGAACAAGGTCACAAAAAGAGGCAATATCCATCCGTACACCTTCTACTCATACTTGTCCGATATGCCCGACATTCAGAAGAATGTTGTTGAGGGCACTAGGCCAGTACTTGTCACCCTTGTGAATGTAGAGAGTTACCCTTCATCTGTGCCGGATGCATGGGATAGCCAATTCACTTACGATATTGCGATTTCGTACGCGGGAAAAGAGCGTAATTTCGCCTCCGATCTGGCTGAGTGCTTGAGAGGACAGAAGTTACGGGTGTTTTATGATCGCAATCAGTTACCCGATCTAATCGGCCGAAACCTTCTAGACGAACTTATGGTTATTTATCGGGATAAGGCAAGACTCTGTGTAATTCTGGCATCTAGAGCGTATAACGAGTCGACATATGCACAACATGAACGGCAATCTGCGCAAGACAGAGACTTAATGGACAAAGGATACATATTTCTGGCTAGATTGGACGATGTGGAACAGATAAAGGGGTTTCACCGTACTGTGGCGTATATTGACTGGAACGAATACGGCCTTGACGGTATCTCCAAATTAGCAATCGAACAACTGAGCAAAAGACCGTGA